A stretch of Corallococcus soli DNA encodes these proteins:
- a CDS encoding carboxypeptidase-like regulatory domain-containing protein, translating to MIDEVDQRMRAWVGRVATDAPVYLGVPDRDSLERGVCLYLLELGPAPMARPGKRGVLQFTVCYLVTVGADTPERAHRLLGDLVFAAMSDKEIEVDLSPVPAALWAGLRSVPRPAFRLRVQVRKDQPPAEARCLSLVGRAPSPSALLGQVVGPGDVPIRGAWVALPSLQLSTRTDAQGHFQFPRVPPARSLGRLEVRAEGEMLAVESEVLASGTAPLIIRMPVKEDG from the coding sequence ATGATCGACGAAGTCGATCAACGCATGAGGGCGTGGGTAGGACGTGTCGCCACGGATGCGCCGGTGTACCTGGGCGTACCGGACCGGGACTCCCTGGAGCGGGGCGTCTGTCTTTACCTGCTGGAGCTGGGGCCGGCGCCCATGGCGCGCCCGGGCAAGCGGGGCGTCCTGCAGTTCACCGTCTGCTATCTGGTGACGGTGGGCGCGGACACGCCGGAGCGCGCGCACCGGCTGCTGGGCGACCTGGTCTTCGCGGCCATGAGCGACAAGGAGATTGAAGTGGACCTGAGCCCGGTGCCAGCCGCGCTCTGGGCGGGGCTCCGTTCGGTGCCGCGCCCCGCCTTCCGCCTGCGGGTGCAGGTGCGCAAGGATCAGCCCCCGGCGGAGGCGCGATGTCTGTCATTGGTGGGCCGCGCTCCCTCGCCGTCCGCGCTGCTGGGCCAGGTGGTGGGGCCCGGTGACGTGCCCATCCGGGGCGCGTGGGTGGCGCTGCCGTCCCTGCAACTGAGCACGCGCACGGATGCGCAGGGCCACTTCCAGTTCCCCCGTGTGCCGCCCGCGCGGTCGCTGGGCCGCCTGGAGGTGCGGGCCGAGGGCGAGATGCTGGCGGTGGAGTCGGAGGTGCTCGCCTCCGGCACCGCGCCGTTGATCATCCGGATGCCCGTGAAGGAGGACGGGTGA
- a CDS encoding long-chain fatty acid--CoA ligase yields the protein MLTGRMMDFPLTLTHILERARSYYATQEIVSRNPDKSLHRYTYADFHKRTSQLANALTRLGVKPGTRVASLSWNHHQHLEVYFGVPAMGAVMHTLNLRLHPKDLAYIANHAEDTVVVVDRSLLPLLEKFEKSAPCIKHVIVIPDDGPVPEGRLDYEKLLAAESDTFAFPRLDENSAAMLCYTSGTTGNPKGVLFSHRSIVLHTLVCCLPEVLGLKDTDTVLAVVPMFHAAAWGLPFDALLTGAKQVLPGPHLDPQSLLELMRDEKVTVAGGVPTIWLGILAQLDREPGKWDLSPMRHMVIGGSAAPPSLIDGFRKRHKLEVLHAWGMTEMNPVGTLARLKGDLHTASPEAQLDAYASQGYSVPFVETRHVSDTGEILPWDGKAMGELEVRGPMVAASYFGDEGKDRFTADGWFKTGDVVTIDAAGYLHITDRSKDVIKSGGEWISSVALENALMAHPSVLEAAVFAGRHAKWDERPLAAVVFKAGLQATKAELTAHLEKQFAKWWLPDDFLFVPQIPRTSTGKFLKMKLREDFGDHLLKTPVAS from the coding sequence ATGCTCACCGGTCGCATGATGGACTTCCCGCTCACCCTGACGCACATCCTGGAGCGTGCGCGTTCGTATTACGCCACGCAGGAGATCGTCAGCCGCAATCCGGACAAGTCCCTGCACCGCTACACGTACGCGGACTTCCACAAGCGCACGAGCCAGCTGGCCAACGCGCTGACGCGGCTGGGGGTGAAGCCGGGCACGCGGGTGGCGTCGCTCAGCTGGAACCACCACCAGCACCTGGAGGTGTACTTCGGGGTGCCGGCGATGGGCGCGGTGATGCACACGCTCAACCTGCGGCTGCACCCCAAGGACCTGGCCTACATCGCGAACCACGCGGAGGACACGGTGGTGGTGGTGGACCGGTCGCTCTTGCCGCTCCTGGAGAAGTTCGAGAAGTCAGCGCCCTGCATCAAGCACGTCATCGTCATCCCGGATGACGGCCCGGTGCCGGAGGGGCGGCTGGACTACGAGAAACTGCTCGCGGCGGAGTCGGACACGTTCGCGTTCCCGCGCCTGGATGAGAACAGCGCGGCGATGCTCTGCTACACGTCCGGCACGACGGGCAACCCGAAGGGCGTGCTCTTCAGCCACCGCTCCATCGTGTTGCACACGCTGGTGTGCTGCCTGCCGGAGGTGCTGGGCCTCAAGGACACGGACACGGTGCTGGCGGTGGTGCCCATGTTCCACGCGGCCGCGTGGGGCCTGCCGTTCGACGCGCTGCTCACCGGCGCGAAGCAGGTGCTGCCCGGACCGCACCTGGATCCGCAGTCGCTGCTGGAGCTGATGCGGGATGAGAAGGTCACGGTGGCGGGCGGCGTGCCCACCATCTGGCTGGGCATCCTGGCGCAGTTGGATCGCGAGCCGGGCAAGTGGGACCTGAGCCCGATGCGGCACATGGTGATTGGCGGCTCCGCGGCGCCGCCGTCGCTCATCGACGGGTTCCGCAAGCGCCACAAGCTGGAGGTGCTGCACGCCTGGGGCATGACGGAGATGAACCCGGTGGGCACGCTGGCGCGGCTGAAGGGGGATCTGCACACGGCGTCGCCGGAGGCGCAGCTGGATGCGTATGCGTCGCAAGGCTATTCGGTGCCCTTCGTGGAGACGCGCCACGTGAGCGACACGGGGGAGATCCTCCCGTGGGACGGCAAGGCGATGGGCGAGCTGGAGGTGCGCGGGCCCATGGTGGCGGCCTCGTATTTCGGGGACGAGGGCAAGGACCGCTTCACGGCGGACGGCTGGTTCAAGACGGGCGACGTGGTGACCATCGACGCTGCGGGCTACCTGCACATCACCGACCGCAGCAAGGACGTCATCAAGTCGGGCGGCGAGTGGATCAGCTCGGTGGCGCTGGAGAACGCGCTGATGGCGCACCCGTCCGTGCTGGAGGCGGCGGTGTTCGCCGGCAGGCACGCCAAGTGGGACGAGCGGCCGCTGGCGGCGGTGGTGTTCAAGGCCGGGCTGCAGGCGACGAAGGCGGAGCTGACGGCACACCTGGAGAAGCAGTTCGCGAAGTGGTGGCTGCCGGATGACTTCCTCTTCGTGCCGCAGATTCCGCGCACGTCGACGGGGAAGTTCCTGAAGATGAAGCTCCGGGAGGACTTCGGGGACCACCTGTTGAAGACCCCGGTCGCGTCCTGA
- the sitA6 gene encoding SitA6 family polymorphic toxin lipoprotein, which produces MRVWWLWVLVVLGGCAAVSSPPQEWADARECEARDEDQCLTHVCEEDVCALFRCEDLAPDRVVRTRGATAAAPVFVAPGSGPRRTWGSDQGVPDGAVPVMVFRWHPREKLPSELRREKAREAWAKRPKERHHIFPQAFKAHFQEKGIEIHQYVLAIDAEVHARIHRGERGGPWNQDWNDFIETRGAKADVPRHFEHASWMIQKYGLFGLSMTYWQQVDLMPVPFED; this is translated from the coding sequence ATGCGCGTGTGGTGGCTGTGGGTGTTGGTCGTGCTGGGAGGCTGTGCGGCGGTGTCCTCACCCCCGCAGGAGTGGGCGGACGCACGGGAGTGCGAGGCCCGCGATGAGGACCAGTGCCTCACGCACGTCTGCGAGGAGGACGTCTGCGCCCTGTTCCGGTGCGAGGACCTGGCGCCGGACCGGGTGGTGCGCACGCGCGGTGCCACGGCGGCCGCACCGGTGTTCGTGGCGCCCGGCAGCGGGCCAAGGCGAACGTGGGGCAGTGATCAGGGCGTGCCGGACGGCGCGGTGCCCGTCATGGTGTTCCGCTGGCACCCGCGCGAGAAGCTGCCGAGCGAGCTACGACGGGAGAAGGCCCGGGAGGCGTGGGCGAAGCGGCCGAAGGAGCGGCACCACATCTTCCCGCAGGCGTTCAAGGCGCACTTTCAAGAAAAGGGCATCGAGATCCACCAATACGTCCTGGCCATCGATGCGGAGGTGCACGCGCGCATCCACAGAGGGGAGCGAGGTGGACCTTGGAATCAGGATTGGAATGACTTCATCGAAACCCGGGGGGCGAAGGCCGATGTCCCACGTCATTTCGAGCATGCCTCCTGGATGATTCAGAAGTACGGACTCTTCGGGTTGTCGATGACGTACTGGCAACAGGTCGACCTCATGCCCGTGCCCTTCGAGGACTGA
- a CDS encoding FHA domain-containing protein gives MPSVQQLRPFAYAPVQAFLQASGPVVLIQQPPEPVFQQVALRLAEARTVGMAHRSRLVDRLLVMLQGFDSLEVHFLAPESDGQELRVGRTEGCALMVHDPSVSKQHAVLRWHEKQGTCSVHDLGSMNGTWLNAAALGEGEVRLLADGDALSFGDAQFLYLRAETLHSHLRLASPGGGM, from the coding sequence ATGCCTTCCGTCCAACAGCTCCGCCCGTTCGCCTACGCGCCCGTGCAGGCCTTCCTGCAAGCCTCCGGGCCGGTGGTGCTCATCCAACAGCCGCCGGAGCCGGTGTTCCAGCAGGTCGCGCTGCGACTGGCGGAGGCGCGCACGGTGGGCATGGCGCACCGCTCCCGGCTGGTGGACAGGCTGCTGGTGATGCTCCAGGGGTTCGACTCGCTGGAGGTGCACTTCCTGGCGCCGGAGTCGGACGGGCAGGAGCTGCGGGTGGGGCGCACGGAGGGCTGCGCGCTGATGGTGCATGACCCGTCGGTGTCGAAGCAGCACGCGGTGCTGCGCTGGCACGAGAAGCAGGGGACGTGCTCGGTGCACGACCTGGGCTCCATGAACGGCACCTGGCTGAACGCCGCGGCCCTGGGCGAGGGCGAGGTGCGGCTGCTGGCGGACGGGGACGCGCTGTCGTTCGGGGACGCGCAGTTCCTGTACCTGCGGGCGGAGACGCTGCACTCGCACCTGCGGCTCGCGAGCCCGGGCGGCGGGATGTGA
- a CDS encoding class II aldolase/adducin family protein: MEHGALREAMVATCRRMNTSGLNQGTSGNLSQRVEGGFLLTPSGMNYETMTPEDLVFMRFDGTHAGARKPSSEWQLHRDILAARPEVGAVLHAHSMFSTTLACLRRGIPAFHYMVSAAGGTDVRCAEYATFGTPELARHMMVALEGRKACLLANHGMMAVGVDLPAAYKLAVEVETLAAMYWRALQVGEPVILDDAEMARVFEQFRGYGQ, encoded by the coding sequence ATGGAACACGGTGCGCTGCGCGAGGCGATGGTGGCCACCTGCCGGCGGATGAACACGTCGGGCCTGAACCAGGGCACGTCGGGCAACCTGAGCCAGCGGGTGGAGGGGGGCTTCCTCCTCACGCCCTCGGGGATGAACTACGAGACGATGACGCCGGAGGACCTGGTGTTCATGCGCTTCGACGGCACGCACGCGGGTGCGCGCAAGCCGTCCTCGGAGTGGCAGTTGCACCGGGACATCCTTGCGGCGCGTCCGGAGGTGGGCGCGGTGCTGCATGCGCACAGCATGTTCAGCACGACGCTGGCGTGTCTGCGCCGGGGCATCCCGGCGTTCCACTACATGGTCTCCGCGGCGGGGGGCACGGACGTGCGGTGCGCGGAGTACGCGACGTTCGGCACGCCGGAGCTGGCGCGGCACATGATGGTGGCGCTGGAGGGCCGCAAGGCGTGCCTGCTCGCGAACCACGGCATGATGGCCGTGGGGGTGGACCTGCCCGCGGCCTACAAGCTGGCGGTGGAGGTGGAGACGCTGGCGGCCATGTACTGGCGCGCGCTCCAGGTGGGCGAGCCTGTCATCCTGGACGACGCGGAGATGGCGCGCGTGTTCGAACAGTTCCGGGGCTACGGGCAGTAG
- a CDS encoding 6-phosphofructokinase: MKVAVLTGGGDCPGLNAVIRAIVRRASEHGFEMMGLRDGWKGLLDDNHFRLTRETTSGILHRGGTILGTSRVNPFKVENGLERVKRSIERNGIHAVIAIGGEGTLSAATRMSQEGVRIVGVPKTIDNDLNGTDFTFGFDTAVGIATEAVDRLHSTAESHKRVIVCEVMGRHVGWIATYAGIAGGADVILVPEIPADLEAVAQHLQRRHAGGRTFSIVVVAEGTRIKMSADQNEQLVTTGSLDEAGRPRLGGVGNIVASEIERRTGFETRVSVLGHIQRGGAPTAHDRVLATRFGVHACDMVARGEFGKMAALRGNEIVSEHLSEATRELKRVPKEFFEVAQVFFG; encoded by the coding sequence ATGAAAGTCGCCGTGCTCACCGGCGGGGGTGATTGCCCCGGCCTCAATGCGGTCATCCGCGCCATCGTCCGCCGTGCCAGCGAGCACGGCTTCGAAATGATGGGCCTGCGGGATGGGTGGAAGGGCCTGCTGGACGACAACCACTTCCGCCTCACGCGGGAGACCACCTCCGGCATCCTGCACCGGGGTGGCACCATCCTGGGCACCTCGCGCGTCAACCCGTTCAAGGTGGAGAACGGGCTGGAGCGCGTGAAGCGCTCCATTGAACGCAATGGCATCCACGCGGTCATCGCCATCGGCGGCGAGGGCACCCTGTCCGCCGCCACGCGCATGTCCCAGGAGGGCGTGCGAATCGTCGGCGTGCCGAAGACCATCGACAACGACCTCAACGGCACCGACTTCACCTTCGGCTTCGACACCGCCGTGGGCATCGCCACGGAGGCCGTGGACCGGCTGCACTCCACCGCCGAGTCCCACAAGCGCGTCATCGTCTGCGAGGTGATGGGCCGCCACGTCGGGTGGATCGCCACCTACGCGGGCATCGCGGGCGGCGCGGACGTCATCCTCGTCCCGGAGATCCCCGCCGACCTGGAGGCCGTCGCCCAGCACCTCCAGCGCCGGCACGCGGGCGGGCGCACCTTCTCCATCGTCGTCGTCGCGGAAGGCACGCGCATCAAGATGTCCGCGGACCAGAACGAACAGCTGGTCACCACGGGCTCGCTGGACGAAGCCGGCCGGCCCCGCCTGGGCGGCGTGGGCAACATCGTCGCCTCGGAGATTGAACGCCGCACCGGCTTCGAGACGCGCGTGTCCGTGCTGGGCCACATCCAGCGCGGCGGCGCCCCCACGGCGCACGACCGGGTGCTCGCCACCCGCTTCGGCGTGCATGCGTGCGACATGGTCGCCCGGGGCGAGTTCGGCAAGATGGCCGCCCTGCGCGGCAACGAAATCGTCAGCGAGCACCTCTCCGAGGCCACCCGCGAGCTCAAGCGCGTGCCCAAGGAGTTCTTCGAGGTCGCCCAGGTCTTCTTCGGCTGA
- a CDS encoding metallophosphoesterase: protein MGRLLVLLFVYLGSYLVLRRLWPAVTRGWRHGVLLGLMGLSSVAWLVPALTGYGLHDTPAPLVPVKLFAVIWSIAALGLTLLGLPFLVLKLWSERRRKAAPPGVDLERRGLLVKAGQAMPVLAVTGSTLGVVSGSLGFTVREVEVKLKGLPAALDGFRIGQITDVHVGPFISPEYLRGAVDAMNAAGVDLQVMTGDLIDDVNQVDATMAALAANTARHGMLAVLGNHEHWRGLEEVLGGYEALAQRGAPVRLLVDESHVLEHGGQRVRVVGVDYPMSGRSHTVREARWKHSADTAFQGGQPDDVVICLSHHPDFFSYAAQRGARLTLAGHTHGGQVAFLGIPLFSFAFKHMLGRYRFRDSHLYVSGGTGHWLPFRIGVPPEVTLLTLRSA from the coding sequence ATGGGAAGGCTCCTGGTCCTGCTGTTCGTCTACCTGGGCTCGTACCTCGTGCTGCGCAGGCTGTGGCCCGCCGTCACGCGCGGGTGGCGCCATGGCGTGCTGCTGGGCCTGATGGGGCTGTCGTCCGTCGCCTGGCTGGTTCCCGCGCTGACGGGCTACGGCCTCCACGACACGCCCGCGCCGCTCGTGCCGGTGAAGCTGTTCGCCGTCATCTGGAGCATCGCCGCGCTGGGGCTGACGCTGCTCGGCCTGCCGTTCCTGGTGCTGAAGCTGTGGAGCGAGCGTCGCCGCAAGGCCGCGCCTCCCGGGGTGGACCTGGAGCGCCGGGGCCTGCTCGTGAAGGCCGGACAGGCCATGCCCGTGCTCGCAGTCACCGGCAGCACCCTGGGCGTCGTGAGCGGCAGCCTGGGCTTCACCGTGCGCGAGGTGGAGGTGAAGCTGAAGGGCCTCCCCGCCGCGCTCGACGGCTTCCGCATCGGGCAGATCACCGACGTCCACGTGGGCCCCTTCATCAGCCCTGAGTACCTGCGCGGCGCCGTGGACGCGATGAACGCGGCCGGCGTGGACCTCCAGGTGATGACGGGCGACCTCATCGACGACGTGAACCAGGTCGACGCGACGATGGCCGCCCTGGCCGCGAACACGGCCCGCCACGGCATGCTCGCCGTCCTCGGCAACCACGAGCACTGGCGCGGGCTGGAGGAGGTTCTGGGCGGCTACGAGGCCCTGGCCCAGCGCGGCGCCCCGGTCCGCCTGCTCGTGGACGAGTCCCACGTGCTGGAGCACGGGGGCCAACGCGTGCGCGTGGTGGGCGTGGACTATCCCATGTCCGGACGCAGCCACACCGTGCGCGAGGCCCGCTGGAAGCACTCGGCGGACACCGCCTTCCAGGGAGGCCAGCCGGACGACGTCGTCATCTGCCTGTCCCACCACCCGGACTTCTTCTCCTACGCCGCCCAGCGCGGCGCCCGCCTCACGCTCGCAGGCCACACCCACGGCGGACAGGTGGCCTTCCTGGGCATCCCGCTGTTCAGCTTCGCCTTCAAGCACATGCTGGGGCGCTACCGGTTCCGCGACAGCCACCTCTACGTCTCCGGCGGCACGGGACACTGGCTCCCCTTCCGCATCGGCGTTCCGCCCGAGGTGACGCTGCTCACCCTGCGCAGCGCCTGA
- a CDS encoding alpha/beta fold hydrolase, which yields MDTQSGSAHVGKLSGSYVTTRDGTQLYFKDWGPREGQPVVFSHGWPLTADAFEDQMLFLSERGYRTIAHDRRGHGRSSQPWGGHDMDTYADDLAALTGALDLRKAIHVGHSTGGGEVARYIGRHGTSRVARAVLISAVPPIMLKTDWHPHGLPIEVFDGIRAGVKKDRSSFFMELSLAFYGFNRPGAQVSEGLRESFRLQGLMGALKAEYDCIQAFSETDFREDLKRFDVPTLVMHGDDDQIVPFDGGGRLTATLIKSAMLKVYPGFSHGMCSVNKDVINNDLLAFIQG from the coding sequence ATGGACACCCAGTCCGGCAGTGCGCACGTCGGGAAGCTTTCGGGCAGCTACGTCACCACCCGGGATGGCACCCAGCTCTACTTCAAGGACTGGGGCCCCCGGGAGGGCCAGCCCGTCGTCTTCTCCCACGGCTGGCCCCTGACGGCGGATGCCTTCGAGGACCAGATGCTGTTCCTGTCCGAGCGTGGCTACCGCACCATCGCGCATGACCGCCGGGGCCACGGGCGTTCGTCCCAGCCCTGGGGCGGCCACGACATGGACACCTACGCGGACGACCTCGCCGCGCTGACGGGCGCGCTGGACCTGCGCAAGGCCATCCATGTCGGTCATTCGACGGGCGGCGGCGAGGTGGCGCGCTACATCGGGCGGCATGGGACTTCGCGCGTGGCCAGGGCGGTGCTCATCAGCGCCGTCCCGCCCATCATGCTCAAGACGGACTGGCACCCCCATGGCCTGCCCATCGAGGTCTTCGATGGCATCCGCGCCGGGGTGAAGAAGGATCGCTCCAGCTTCTTCATGGAGCTGAGCCTGGCGTTCTACGGCTTCAACCGGCCCGGCGCGCAGGTGTCCGAAGGGCTCCGGGAGAGCTTCCGGCTCCAGGGCCTGATGGGCGCCCTGAAGGCCGAGTACGACTGCATCCAGGCTTTCTCCGAGACCGACTTCCGCGAGGACCTGAAGCGCTTCGACGTGCCCACCCTGGTGATGCACGGGGACGATGATCAGATCGTCCCCTTCGACGGTGGGGGGCGGCTGACGGCGACGCTGATCAAGAGCGCGATGCTGAAGGTCTACCCGGGCTTCAGCCACGGCATGTGTTCGGTCAACAAGGACGTCATCAACAACGACCTGCTGGCCTTCATCCAGGGGTAG
- a CDS encoding glucosamine-6-phosphate deaminase: protein MNLRVFETEQEAASTCAARIAEAVRHTPELVLGLTTGRSPLNVYRGLAELAARGALDLSRATTFNVDEFLGLPPEDGGSFRAYMDRHLFRHVNLSTQRIHFLDGCAPDAEAECARYDAALAAAGGLDLLLLGVGPNGHIAFNEPGEVLTATSHRARLSRETRLSHVLPFGDDPSRVPMAALTLGMAAILQARKVVVLAFGVNKAAAVTAMVHGPLTPRCPASFLQLHRDVELWLDTAAASGLQASRVDAARVRGG from the coding sequence ATGAACCTACGCGTGTTCGAGACGGAGCAGGAGGCGGCCAGCACTTGCGCGGCGCGCATCGCCGAGGCCGTCCGCCACACACCGGAGCTGGTGCTGGGGCTGACCACGGGGCGCTCTCCGCTCAACGTGTACCGGGGCCTGGCGGAGCTGGCCGCGCGGGGGGCGCTGGACCTGTCGCGGGCGACGACGTTCAACGTGGACGAGTTCCTGGGCCTGCCGCCGGAGGACGGGGGCAGCTTCCGGGCGTACATGGACCGGCACCTGTTCCGGCATGTGAATCTGTCAACGCAGCGGATCCACTTCCTGGATGGGTGCGCGCCGGACGCGGAGGCGGAGTGCGCGCGCTACGACGCGGCGCTGGCGGCGGCCGGGGGCCTGGACCTGCTGCTGCTGGGCGTGGGGCCCAACGGGCACATCGCGTTCAACGAGCCCGGCGAGGTGTTGACGGCGACGAGCCACCGCGCGCGCCTGAGCCGGGAGACGCGGCTGTCGCACGTGCTGCCGTTCGGTGACGACCCGTCGCGCGTGCCCATGGCGGCGCTGACGCTGGGCATGGCGGCCATCCTCCAGGCCCGCAAGGTGGTGGTGCTGGCCTTCGGGGTGAACAAGGCGGCGGCGGTGACGGCGATGGTGCACGGGCCGCTGACGCCCCGGTGCCCGGCGTCGTTCCTGCAACTGCACCGCGACGTGGAGCTGTGGCTGGACACGGCCGCCGCCAGCGGCCTCCAGGCCTCCCGGGTGGACGCGGCCCGCGTGCGCGGAGGCTGA
- the sitI6 gene encoding SitI6 family double-CXXCG motif immunity protein has product MRYFEVKSPQWDAPAHWSGAYRASHRWHLPGVDCPRCGSWAGMGAYPSVDLSGVEEPVLAKVTGPTSFAEYMRLVSLVRPCLPSAIPIKGGSFFGPMVGTARGKFGPITCWPSWEVVLREDAVELLKAEELNGIIAVRMELKSRRSTTPALYELESRPLARLHPDCIGEWKTPPCDVCGRPEMFDLPPKRWLLRSSIPEGLDVFGLAGANPRVVSERFVEVLQRLGPADVTYRELPAAD; this is encoded by the coding sequence GTGCGCTATTTCGAAGTCAAAAGCCCACAGTGGGATGCGCCGGCACATTGGAGTGGAGCGTATCGAGCCAGTCACCGATGGCATCTGCCAGGAGTGGATTGTCCCAGGTGTGGAAGCTGGGCAGGAATGGGGGCATATCCTTCGGTGGACCTGTCGGGTGTGGAGGAACCCGTGCTGGCAAAAGTGACGGGGCCCACGAGTTTCGCGGAGTACATGCGATTGGTGTCCCTGGTTCGGCCCTGCCTTCCTTCCGCGATCCCCATCAAGGGTGGGAGTTTTTTCGGGCCCATGGTCGGAACCGCACGAGGCAAATTCGGGCCCATCACCTGCTGGCCCTCATGGGAGGTCGTGCTCCGTGAGGACGCGGTCGAATTGCTCAAGGCAGAGGAGCTGAACGGCATCATCGCGGTCCGGATGGAACTCAAGTCCCGCCGAAGCACCACGCCCGCGCTCTACGAATTGGAATCCCGCCCCCTGGCGAGACTGCACCCCGACTGCATCGGGGAATGGAAGACGCCCCCGTGCGATGTCTGTGGCCGGCCAGAGATGTTCGACCTGCCGCCGAAGCGCTGGCTGCTGCGCTCGTCCATCCCGGAAGGGCTCGACGTCTTCGGCCTCGCAGGCGCCAACCCGCGCGTCGTCAGCGAGCGCTTCGTCGAAGTCCTCCAGCGACTGGGTCCCGCGGACGTCACCTACCGCGAGCTGCCCGCGGCCGACTGA
- a CDS encoding lytic transglycosylase domain-containing protein: MGRKRTVGGFDIPKWAWLAPCVLVPVVLLNVGVAWLGETQVSPLSFSFLKTKARALGAYAAHRPACMLDAHPPLEPLIADAERRHGIPSGLLRALIQVESETRVHRISPAGAMGPGQLMPDTAAMMRVEDPFDPAPSIDASGRYLAEQLRRFRDVRLAVAAYNAGPGSVNGRVPRNGETEFYVAKVLAAYEHTRPPAPRRKAPEKAPAVQAAARKARPSGAHAKPPVAPRVTTPVKKPAPPPVSPARAAPRLASAQKA; this comes from the coding sequence GTGGGACGCAAGCGGACCGTGGGCGGCTTCGACATTCCGAAATGGGCGTGGCTGGCGCCGTGCGTGCTGGTGCCCGTGGTGCTGCTCAACGTGGGCGTGGCGTGGCTGGGCGAGACGCAGGTGTCGCCGCTGTCCTTCTCCTTCCTGAAGACCAAGGCGCGAGCGCTGGGCGCCTACGCGGCGCACCGGCCCGCGTGCATGCTGGATGCGCACCCGCCGCTGGAGCCGCTCATCGCGGACGCGGAGCGCCGGCACGGGATTCCGTCAGGGCTCCTGCGGGCGCTCATCCAGGTGGAGTCGGAGACGCGGGTGCACCGCATCTCACCGGCGGGGGCCATGGGCCCCGGGCAGCTCATGCCGGACACGGCCGCGATGATGCGCGTGGAGGACCCCTTCGACCCGGCACCCTCCATCGACGCGAGCGGGCGCTACCTGGCCGAGCAGCTTCGCCGCTTCCGCGACGTGCGCCTGGCCGTGGCCGCGTACAACGCGGGGCCGGGCTCGGTGAACGGGCGCGTGCCGCGCAACGGGGAGACGGAGTTCTACGTGGCCAAGGTGCTCGCGGCGTACGAGCACACCCGCCCGCCCGCGCCCCGGAGGAAGGCACCGGAGAAGGCACCCGCGGTCCAGGCCGCCGCGAGGAAGGCCCGCCCGTCCGGCGCGCATGCGAAGCCCCCGGTGGCCCCCAGGGTGACGACGCCCGTGAAGAAGCCCGCGCCCCCGCCGGTGTCCCCCGCCAGGGCCGCGCCCCGGCTCGCGTCCGCCCAGAAGGCTTGA